The region AAACAAGCTGCCAagacggcgacggcagcagcacccgccGGAGGAGCTGCTGCAACCGGTGAAAACACACCGGACAAGCTGGAGCTGAAGGTTGGACAAATTCTGGACGCTATCAAGCACCCGGATGCGGACAGTTTGTGCGTGCTGACGGTTGATgttggtggcggtgagcgTAAATCGATCGTAAGCAATCTACTGGCGAACTACACGTTGGAGCAGCTGCGCGAGAAGTTGGTCGTGGTACTTACGAACATGAAAGCTTCGAAAATCCGCGGAGTCGAGAGCGAAGGATTGGTACTGTATGCGGCCGGTGCGGAGAAAAGTGAAGCGCTGGCCGTACCCGAGGGTTCGAAGGTAGGCGAGCGTATAATTGTGGAAGGATTCGACAACACGAGCAACCCGGTGCCTCAGCTCAAcccgaagaagaaggtttgGGACAAAATTCAAGCCGAACTGCACACTGGCAGTGAAGGGGAAGCGCTATGGAAGGAGTTTGCACTAATGACGCTGAATGGTGATCGCATCATGAGCACGCTTCCCGGTTGCAACATCAAGTAGGCTGTGCAGGAGGTCGTGTGagctgttgtttcgattgcatttcgGGTCTTGCGCAATGACTTATTTCGGGAGATTTTCCGCCCTAGCGGTCGCTTGCAAGGGTTACGTTGGCATAAAGTGAAGCTATATTTTTTGTACTCGTTTGTgtttatgttaaaaaaaaactcgccaagtaatttattaaattacatCGTCCAGCTGAAAGTGAAAACAGGCTACACGTACGTTGCACGATCCGAAATTAGGATTTAAATTTCTCCGTTTTCGAACGATTTGGCAACACTGTTTGTTCAACTGTCAAAAACGGCTTGGAGTTTGAAAGCAAAAACGGCGTCCtccaaacaaacgaaccaaaacAGTCGATTTCTAGCCAGTTTTCTTTAGTTTTACAATTACGCAAGTCTCCTGTAGTATCCGGTATCAAGGAAGTGTGCTATTGGTTGTTGAAGAAAAGCGGATCGGACGCGTCTTGCCTTCGTATCGAGAGGGCCTTCGTATCGACGTTTGCTTGGATGCCCTGCTGAGATTCGCTTTCGTTGATCGTAAACGACCAGAAAGGAGATGGCCGATGTTAGTGAAGATAGTCCCCGGAAGCTGCAGGCGGCCTACAACAAGCTTAAGCAACGTTTTTCTGAATTGACTAAAGAGAACCAGAACCTGTGTCAGGAAAATTATGATCTCAAGCGCAACTTGCAGGTCGCGACCCAGACGAATGATTTTCTCTCCAGTGAAGTAGACTCCGTTGCGGGCGAATGGCGCGACAAACTAGAGTCCGAGCATTCCTTGGTCAACAAACTGACCGAAGAGTTGCATCTAGTCAAGACCAGTTCGAAGGAGTCATCGGAACAACTGGAGCAGGACATTGAACGGTTGAGAAATAAGATTAAGCAGCTCGAGGGAGAACTTAAAGATGCGGAAGAACGAGCTCTCGTCGCTAACGCTGGTACTGGGAACGTGTCCCACAGCGATTCGCTGCAGATGAAAGGCTTTGAGATGGAGGAAGAAATCGCCTCATTGAAGGTCCAACTGGAACGGACAGAGATGTGTCTGCAGCAAGCAAATTTAGAAATTGCTAGATTGTCCAACGAAAACGCTGATCACAGCGAACGGTACAGTTCGTTGCGAGGCAACTATGagcggaaaaaggaagagttGGAGGAGCTAAAGAATCTCCTCGAAATGACACAGGAACAGGCGGCGGTTCTGACTTCTGAAATTGCTTCAATGCGCTCCAATCCGGAGAATGATTTGAGTAAGAATGTACGGGAGACAGGTAAAAGCGCGCATGAACTAATATTAATCGATTATTTGCAGATAAGAAGGGCAACTCTCTGTTCGCTGAGGTGGACGATCAGCGCAAAAAGTTAATGAACATCATCAAGACCATCAAGGAACGATACAACGATCTCAAGATGGAGCATCGCAATTGTCCGGCAAAGATTCGTCAGCTGAAAAATATGAACGACAGCCTTGCTCGAGACTTGAAACCGTACGTGAATATGTTCCATCAGGCGGAAAGTAAATTCAAGGAGGCACTGTTGGAGCAGATAAACGACATGAGGACACAACTGGAGAAAGCGAAGGAACGGAACAAGTTTCTAGAGCAACAGTTACGCACCAACAGCGCGGAATGGGTCAACTCTCTCACGGATTATTACAAGTAAGTAGCTGTTAGTCGTGtattatctgttttttttttaattattcctCGCTTTCCCCGTACAGAGCTCAAACGGACAATCTGGAGGCACGATTGAAAGTATTCCAATTCAAGCATCGGCTGGCCGAGGAGGATCATTGGTTGGCCAAGAAAGATCTTTGTAAGTGGCGTACCGAAGCTCTTCACTTGAAGCAGCTGCAATGTATTCAGCAATTGCAAAAAATTGATCAGAACGACGAAAGCGACTGTCCTGAATTGGCGAAGGGACCTGATCCGATTCCTACGGATCGTTCAACCCAGGCGGAATCTGTCGAGATAGCAACTGCCAATattaaaacggaaaatacGGACTCTCTCTCCCGAGTGATGAAAACGGAGCTTTTCTCCGACGAATCGTCGGGACCCGAGGATGGACAGTTAGAAGTGAAGTTTGCAAAGCTACTGAAAGTTGAACCCATTTTTAATGACTTTCAGGAGAATGTTCCTCCAATCGAAACCAACAACACTGCCCTGGTAGACAAGAAAATGTTCAATCAAGTGTGCCTAATGCCGAAtccggctgctggtgtgttACAGCCTACTAAGGATGTTAATAGCGCCGATGTTGGCAAACCAATCTGTAGCGTAAAGCAAGAAATTCCAGTTCGCGACGGTCAATCACATTTGTCCATCAAAACTAGTTCAGTCACAGTAAAACGGATCAAAATCGGATCGAAGATGCAAGGGAATGCTAACGAAGGAGTGAATTGATGTGCAAAACTGCGGGCAAAGCAAATCTTTCCCATTGCTCTCTAGCATTCAATGCATGATCGTGGGATCTCTTTGGAGCTACTTCCACCCCGAGTCCTTTTATCAGGATTGAGAATGTACAACTTAGCGcgattaaataaaaatgtcctTTTTAAGCAATGTCCTCGTGGGCATTTACGataattttaaaaccattCCCATCACTGTTTTCGTGAACTGCGACCGGCAACACTGGCGggtgtaaacaaaacaatagcaCGTGCTGGAAATCAGCTGTGATCGTGCTTATGCGGAAAACCGTGAGTGATTTGTGCCGgttttttggaagaaaatgtcGCGCGTAGACCTTTCCACGCTCCAGCGACTGCAGGCGGTCGCTGGCCATGTGCGTAATATCTGCATCCTGGCACACGTAGACCATGGCAAGACGACACTGGCGGACAGTTTGATCGCCAGCAACGGGATTATCTCGGCCCGGTTGGCCGGGAAGCTGCGTTACATGGACAGCCGACCCGATGAACAGGAACGCCAGATTACGATGAAGAGTAGCAGTATTACGCTGCTCTACCGGGAGCTGGGGCCACCGGAGCAGGACTATCTGATCAATTTGATCGACTCACCCGGACATGTCGATTTCAGCAGCGAAGTTTCGACCGCCATACGGCTTTGCGATGGAGCGATCATCGTGGTGGACGTGGTGGAAGGTGTGTGTCCACAGACACGCGTTTGTCTGCAGCAGGCATACCGGGAGCAGCTTTCgacggtgttgctgctgaacaagatcgatcgtttggtgcTGGAGAAGCGCATGGATCCGCCCGAGGCGTATGGGCATCTGGTAAAGGTGCTGGAACAGGTGAACGCGGTTGTAGGAAATCTGTTCGCAACGGATGTGCTGGCAAGGGAGGAGATCAGCGCCACTGGCAATCAAACGTCCGCCCTGGAAGATGCCGATGATTCCGTTCTGTACTATAGCCCTCAGCAGGGGAACGTGCTGTTCGGATCCGCACTCGATGGTTGGGCATTCGATTTGGCAACGTTCGCGCGGTTATACCAAGGGAAACTGGAAGGAGTTACCGATTCATCTGCTCTCCTGGAAGGTCTGTGGGGCGATTATTTCTACAGCCCACGGCGGAAAGCGATAGAGAGTGGCGCCGCGGAAAAAGGACGCAAACCTTTGTTCGTGCAGCTTGTGTTGGACAATCTGTGGAACATTTACGGACTTGTGGAGGCCCGTGATGAATCCAAGCTACGGTCGATCTCGGAAcgttgtggtgtggtccaGAATGCACGTGACCTACGGCATGCAGATGGCCGTGTTCCTGTGAGGAATCTACTatccggctggctgcccatcGAACGATCTCTGCTCGGAGCAATATGCAGTGTTGTACCGAACCCAAGGGGGATTAGTGAGGCAAAGGCAGAAAGATTACTTTGCTCGCGATTGTCCGATTTTGCCTCGTATCCGGAACAGACGAAGGAATTGAAGAGTGACATAATGCGATGCGATCCCACCAGTGACCGGTTGATCGTTTTCGTATCGAAAATGTTTCCTATCGAACAGGGCGCTATGGCAGGAGCGAAGGATACGCTCGAACGATTGGTGAAGAACCTCTCGCTGACCGGCGACGGTGATACAATGGCGGGCGAAAGTGAGATCTTTTTGGCCTTTGCACGAGTCTACAGTGGGACACTCCGCAGAGGAGCACGTGTGTTTGTACTAGGGCCAAAGTACGATCCGCGAACGATGGCGGATGATCCGGATATATCGGCCAACCCTCATCTGGTGGAGGTTGAGATCGACAGTTTGTTCGTGCTGATGGGCCGTCAGCTAGAGCCGGTAGAGAGTGTGCCGGCAGGTAACATCGTTGGGATAGGAGGGCTACAGAATGTGGTACTTAAAACGGCAACACTCAGCAGTACACGCTTCTGTCCTCCCTTCGTTGATCTACCGCTGATCGCGACACCGATACTACGAGTGGCGGTCGAGCCACGTGATATTCAAAATATGCCCCGATTGGTACGTGGATTGAAGCTGTTGAATCAAGCGGATGCCTGCGTTGAGGTGCGTGTCCAGGAAAGTGGCGAACACGTGCTATTGACGCTTGGCGAAGTGCATCTCGAAAGGTGCATTAAGGATCTTCACGAAACGTATGCGCGTATCGAGCTGAATGTTTCGAAACCGATCGTACCGTTCAAGGAGACCATCGTTCCATTCGTGCCAACGTCGGAGGAGAATCCGGAAGAAGAAATTGCTAAAGATCGCGAGAAAGACAAAACGGTAACACTGCAGACGCCTAATCGACAGTGTACGATGAAGCTGGTAGCGGTTCCACTGCCGGCAGAAGTCATCCAGCTGctgaacgagaacgaaaacgTGCTAAAGGCTTACTTCCAGTATCAGGACACGAAACAATCGGACTGTCCCCAAGCAttgctcgattcgatcgtgGAGTTGCGCACGAAACTTAAGCAACTACTTCCGGAGAGCGTACCATACGATCGCATTTGGTCGTTTGGTCCGAAAAAGTGTGGTACAAATTTGCTCGTAAATCGAACGGATTTTGTACATTCATCCGTGTGGCATGATGCGGCGGTTCCGTTGAACGAAGCGGACCAGAAGGATCCCAGGATGCCCTACGAATCGGCGTTCTTGAATGGCTTTCAAATGGCGAGCCTTGCCGGACCGCTCTGTGATGAACCGATGCAGGGTGTGTGCTTCATTGTGGAACGTTGGGAGCTAGATATGACTATTGGCGTTgatgtggccaccgttgcaTCCCATGGACCACTTTCTGGTGAGTAAAAAAAGGTGCTTTGAGATGGATGGAATTTAGTTAATGCAACGGTCTCTCTGTAGGTCAAATCATGTCCGCTGTTAAGGAAGGATGCAAGAAAGCGTTTCAAAATCAACCGCAACGGCTCGTACACCCTATGTACAGCTGCAATATTACTGTGAACTCGGATGTGCTTGGTAAGTACCATATTTACTCATTTTCTTGGTCGCAAATTACGTGGAAACACGCAAAAAGTACATTTATTTGATAAACTCAACTGTAAATCCAAAAACTGGAATTTGAAGTGGGGCTGCCTGGCATTGATAGACCCCtcgtttcggttgttttcTTTCGGCCCACCTGTCAAAGCAGCGTGTTTACGCCGTTACTGTCGCGAGCACATGGTCGGGCTGTTGGAGGCCGGAAGGAAAagtgtttcggtgttttcgtGTGAAAAGTGGAATTTCCCTCCTATCTGGTGTAAAACTCTACCTGGATTACTCACATAATCGACCAGCAGGATgggtaaaaagggaaaagtagGAAAGGATCGGAAGGATAAGTTCTACAAACTAGCCAAAGAGTCCGGCTACCGATCGCGTGCGGCGTTCAAGTTGATCCAGCTGAACCGGCGCTTCGCCTTTCTGCAGCAATCGCAAGTATGCATCGATCTGTGCGCTGCCCCGGGTGGCTGGATGCAGGTGGCCAAACAGAACATGCCCGTGTCGAGTATCGTGATTGGTATCGATCTGCACCCGATCAAAAACGTACCCGGATGTATCAGCTTGGTGGGCGACATCACGAGCGACAAAACCAAGTCCGACCTGGCGAAGGAACTGAAAACATGGAAAGCGGACGTCGTGCTCAACGATGGTGCACCGAATGTCGGTAAAAACTGGCTGCACGATGCCTACCAGCAGGTCTGCCTTACGCTCAGTGCCGTCAAGCTGGCGACGCAGTTCCTCCGTCCCGGCGGTTGGTTCATCACGAAGGTTTTCCGCTCGAAGGATTACAACGCCCTGATCTGGGTGTTGAAGCAGCTGTTCAAGAAGGTGCACGCCACGAAACCCTCGGCTTCGCGTAAGGAATCAGCGGAAATCTTCGTCGTCTGTCAGCACTACCGGGCACCGGATAAGATCGATCCGAGGTTCCTCGATTCGAAGTACGTGTTCGAAGAGCTTGACATTGAACCCAAGGATGGGGCGGGAATGAACATCCTGAAGGAGCTGGAACGGAAGGTGGCCAAGAAGCCGAAGGTGGAAGGATACGATGGTACGGATGTGCGGAAGATTATCACGGCACGCGAGTTCCTGCAGCAGGAGAAACCACTTCCCGTGCTGAGCCGTGTGACGGAGATTCGCTTCACCGAGGCTGATGCGAGCATAGCGGAACATCCGCGAACGACGGCGGAGTTGAAGGAGTGCTGTAAGGATATTAAGATTCTTGGTCGGAAGGATATGAAGGAACTGCTTCGGTGGCACAAGCTGCTGCATCCCGAGTTCGCCGGTccaaaggaggaggaagcatcGGAGAAGGATGCAAAGGgaaaggctggtaaaaagcagaagaaggacaaaaagGAAGATGACGATAGCGACGAGGAAGGAGAtaatgaagaggaagaagatgaggaTATGGTTGAACTGCGCCAGATGGACAAAGAGCTGGCCAGCTTGAAGGAGGAACAATCGCGGGAATCGAAGCGTATGCGCAAGAAAGCCAACAAGGAGCGAGCGAAACTGAACGAACGGCTTAGCCTGAAGATGGTGATCAAGGGAGACGAGGGACCGACCGAGCAGTCATCGGACGTAACGTTCAAACTGAGCGATGTGGCCTCGAAGCAGGAACTGGAACGCATGCTGGATCAACCGCCCGATCTGCCCTCGGATGGTGATGTTTCCGATGAAGAGAAGGTACGCCGGAAGGCCAAGTACGTGCGGTACAATCGTGAAACGAAGGGTGATCTGTACGAGGATGAAGAGCTGATGGGACAGGCAAGTGCTAGCGAATCCGAACCGGATTCGGATTTCGACAAAAAGGGGCTAGCGTTCAATTCGGACGATGAGGCCGAACTGAGCTtcgaggaagatgaagatcgTGTCGATCCGTCCGATGATGAAGACCGTAATCCCCTGATAACCGATCTGGACAATCGTAGCAAAACGGACAAACAGTTGCAGCGGGCCAAGATGTGGTACGAGCAGGAAGCGTTCCAGAAGCACAATCTGGATGAAAACGATCAGGAGCTGGACTACGATGTGGATCAGCTGATCGCTGCGTATAAGAAATCGGGCGTAAAGGTGCTTGGTGATGATAAGGATGCCGTAGGGGAGAAGTTACCACTGGGCAAGAAGGCAAGACGCCGTGCCCGGCACGATGTGTCCAATGGACACGTTTCCAGCGACGACAGCTCATCCGATGACGAGGCAGGGGAGGATGTGGGCGACGATGATGCGCTGGTCAATGGAAAGCCACACcacaaaacggtggaaaaggtGGCGGGTGCGGATGGTGGATTTGAGATCGTTTCGGCCGAAgcaacccaaaaaccgaaaaaaatcaaactaaaCGAACAGGAGCTGGCACTGGGACAGATGTTGGTGAGCGGAAAGAAGATGCGTCGCGATATCATCGATTCGGCCTGGAACCGGTACATGTTTAACGACACCCACCTGCCGTCCTGGTTCGTGGAGGACGAAATGAAGACGATGCGCCGGGACCTGCCGGTACCGGATGAAGCGGTCGATCGGTACCGCAAGACGAAGGACGAGTTTAACGTACGCACGATCAAGAAGGTGATGGAAGCGAAGGCACGCAAGAAGCGGCACGCCACGAAGCGGTTGGAAAAGATCAAGAAGAAGGCCGAAACGATTATGGAGAACGTCGATAACACGAATCAGGAGAAGATTCGTCTTTTGAAAAAGTAAGTCTCGCTTGCTTTAACAATGGGGGCTGCGTGGAATGTACTAATCCGGGTGTTTTCTCTTTCAGATTGTACAAAAAGGCCgatgcgaagaagaaggaagtcaCGTACGTGGTGGCGAAAAAGTCCGGCACCAGTGGTAAGAAGGTGCGCCGTCCGAAGGGTGTCGAGGGTCGCTTCAAGGTAGTGGATCCGCGTATGAAGAAGGACCGACGTTCGGAGATGGCCAAGGAGAAGCGTACGAAAAAGTTTGGCGGTGGCAAGGGTAAAGCTAAAGGTGGCaaagctgctgccggtgcacgTAAGGCGAAGgtaggaaaagggaagaagtaAATCGTTGCGCTGCGGTTATAGAGCTACGCTACAGTCGTTGATTATAAGCAAATGTGTTCTGCTCCAAACAGTCACAAAATAAAGTGTAATTCTATGAATAAATCCACTGTTAATTTCAATCTTACTCAATTGCTTTAAAGTAACTGCCAGCATTAGTTGTGATTCCACGTTTTCCGAAACAGTTAGACTCTTTATTGATGTTCCCTTGATCACCATAAACGCTGTACAAAGAATACATTCCAAATGGTCGCAGCAATAGCAAGTGCTATGAATTCACCTTCAATAGTATAAGCCTTTGCATCTGAATGCAATTTACGATTGGTTTTCACAGGTCCCTGAGTGGTTTTTGGACTTTCTGTAGTATTCTTCGCAATTTGAACTATTTTCGTGGTGGTTGTTACCAAAGTTACT is a window of Anopheles aquasalis chromosome 2, idAnoAquaMG_Q_19, whole genome shotgun sequence DNA encoding:
- the LOC126572571 gene encoding elongation factor-like GTPase 1 codes for the protein MSRVDLSTLQRLQAVAGHVRNICILAHVDHGKTTLADSLIASNGIISARLAGKLRYMDSRPDEQERQITMKSSSITLLYRELGPPEQDYLINLIDSPGHVDFSSEVSTAIRLCDGAIIVVDVVEGVCPQTRVCLQQAYREQLSTVLLLNKIDRLVLEKRMDPPEAYGHLVKVLEQVNAVVGNLFATDVLAREEISATGNQTSALEDADDSVLYYSPQQGNVLFGSALDGWAFDLATFARLYQGKLEGVTDSSALLEGLWGDYFYSPRRKAIESGAAEKGRKPLFVQLVLDNLWNIYGLVEARDESKLRSISERCGVVQNARDLRHADGRVPVRNLLSGWLPIERSLLGAICSVVPNPRGISEAKAERLLCSRLSDFASYPEQTKELKSDIMRCDPTSDRLIVFVSKMFPIEQGAMAGAKDTLERLVKNLSLTGDGDTMAGESEIFLAFARVYSGTLRRGARVFVLGPKYDPRTMADDPDISANPHLVEVEIDSLFVLMGRQLEPVESVPAGNIVGIGGLQNVVLKTATLSSTRFCPPFVDLPLIATPILRVAVEPRDIQNMPRLVRGLKLLNQADACVEVRVQESGEHVLLTLGEVHLERCIKDLHETYARIELNVSKPIVPFKETIVPFVPTSEENPEEEIAKDREKDKTVTLQTPNRQCTMKLVAVPLPAEVIQLLNENENVLKAYFQYQDTKQSDCPQALLDSIVELRTKLKQLLPESVPYDRIWSFGPKKCGTNLLVNRTDFVHSSVWHDAAVPLNEADQKDPRMPYESAFLNGFQMASLAGPLCDEPMQGVCFIVERWELDMTIGVDVATVASHGPLSGQIMSAVKEGCKKAFQNQPQRLVHPMYSCNITVNSDVLGKLYAVIGRRHGRIQSADLIEGSGQFDVTAVIPVIESFNFATEIRKQTSGLAMPQLVFSHWETVDIDPHWVPSTEEEYLQYGEKADFTNIARVYMDSIRERKGLPVEKKLVEFAEKQRTLSKNK
- the LOC126572572 gene encoding pre-rRNA 2'-O-ribose RNA methyltransferase FTSJ3 codes for the protein MGKKGKVGKDRKDKFYKLAKESGYRSRAAFKLIQLNRRFAFLQQSQVCIDLCAAPGGWMQVAKQNMPVSSIVIGIDLHPIKNVPGCISLVGDITSDKTKSDLAKELKTWKADVVLNDGAPNVGKNWLHDAYQQVCLTLSAVKLATQFLRPGGWFITKVFRSKDYNALIWVLKQLFKKVHATKPSASRKESAEIFVVCQHYRAPDKIDPRFLDSKYVFEELDIEPKDGAGMNILKELERKVAKKPKVEGYDGTDVRKIITAREFLQQEKPLPVLSRVTEIRFTEADASIAEHPRTTAELKECCKDIKILGRKDMKELLRWHKLLHPEFAGPKEEEASEKDAKGKAGKKQKKDKKEDDDSDEEGDNEEEEDEDMVELRQMDKELASLKEEQSRESKRMRKKANKERAKLNERLSLKMVIKGDEGPTEQSSDVTFKLSDVASKQELERMLDQPPDLPSDGDVSDEEKVRRKAKYVRYNRETKGDLYEDEELMGQASASESEPDSDFDKKGLAFNSDDEAELSFEEDEDRVDPSDDEDRNPLITDLDNRSKTDKQLQRAKMWYEQEAFQKHNLDENDQELDYDVDQLIAAYKKSGVKVLGDDKDAVGEKLPLGKKARRRARHDVSNGHVSSDDSSSDDEAGEDVGDDDALVNGKPHHKTVEKVAGADGGFEIVSAEATQKPKKIKLNEQELALGQMLVSGKKMRRDIIDSAWNRYMFNDTHLPSWFVEDEMKTMRRDLPVPDEAVDRYRKTKDEFNVRTIKKVMEAKARKKRHATKRLEKIKKKAETIMENVDNTNQEKIRLLKKLYKKADAKKKEVTYVVAKKSGTSGKKVRRPKGVEGRFKVVDPRMKKDRRSEMAKEKRTKKFGGGKGKAKGGKAAAGARKAKVGKGKK
- the LOC126572573 gene encoding protein Spindly codes for the protein MADVSEDSPRKLQAAYNKLKQRFSELTKENQNLCQENYDLKRNLQVATQTNDFLSSEVDSVAGEWRDKLESEHSLVNKLTEELHLVKTSSKESSEQLEQDIERLRNKIKQLEGELKDAEERALVANAGTGNVSHSDSLQMKGFEMEEEIASLKVQLERTEMCLQQANLEIARLSNENADHSERYSSLRGNYERKKEELEELKNLLEMTQEQAAVLTSEIASMRSNPENDLNKKGNSLFAEVDDQRKKLMNIIKTIKERYNDLKMEHRNCPAKIRQLKNMNDSLARDLKPYVNMFHQAESKFKEALLEQINDMRTQLEKAKERNKFLEQQLRTNSAEWVNSLTDYYKAQTDNLEARLKVFQFKHRLAEEDHWLAKKDLCKWRTEALHLKQLQCIQQLQKIDQNDESDCPELAKGPDPIPTDRSTQAESVEIATANIKTENTDSLSRVMKTELFSDESSGPEDGQLEVKFAKLLKVEPIFNDFQENVPPIETNNTALVDKKMFNQVCLMPNPAAGVLQPTKDVNSADVGKPICSVKQEIPVRDGQSHLSIKTSSVTVKRIKIGSKMQGNANEGVN